A single genomic interval of uncultured Desulfobacter sp. harbors:
- a CDS encoding DUF1902 domain-containing protein: MNKRPYFIRAEWDEEADVWVASSEDVPGLATESATLEGLIEKLKVMIPELLEANGEDVEQETTFEVFTRRFEIAHRAAV; the protein is encoded by the coding sequence ATGAATAAAAGACCTTATTTTATAAGAGCGGAATGGGATGAAGAGGCAGATGTATGGGTGGCAAGCAGTGAGGATGTTCCCGGTCTTGCAACTGAAAGTGCAACATTGGAAGGATTGATTGAAAAATTGAAAGTTATGATACCCGAGTTGCTGGAGGCCAATGGTGAGGATGTGGAACAGGAAACCACATTTGAAGTCTTTACCCGGCGGTTTGAGATTGCGCATCGGGCGGCTGTTTGA